In Vicia villosa cultivar HV-30 ecotype Madison, WI linkage group LG7, Vvil1.0, whole genome shotgun sequence, the DNA window GAACCACTTTTGAGTTTGTATTGTGTGAACATTGCTTCTGAGAAGTGATTAGTTGGACTgcaaataacttttttttttcgggaatataaataaaaagatttaGAAGGGGAAAGTTGAATATATCGATCtcctaaaaaataattttaaaatatttaatacaaaaacaaaaagttTTAATAGGCGGAAGCTAAAAGAAAGTTAGATGGGAGCTATTCCATAAGACCATTTATAatggggtgttgaaaaaattattcaatagttgaataggtgcaatgaggtgttgaataaagagttgaaagtgatgtggattaatatgtgttgaaaacattcaacatgttgaatgagaaagtgTAGGCCACATATATtacttttcaaaattttattggttgttgtggttGTTTAAAATGGTGTGattgggtgttgaattttattgggttaatgaactttttggtccctctaaatattgcagatttcgtttttagtccctctaaaattttcctttaagaaatcgtcccttcaaaatttttcgtctaaactattggtccctaacgtcaaatttgctagagattagctacgactttagccaccgattaacTACGAAATTTGACTTTAGGGACCAaaagttcggaagaaaaattttgaagggacgatttcttgaagaaaaattttgaagggactaaaaacgaaatttgaaatatttaaagggacgaaaaagttcattaacccaattttattaaacaaaaccattgtagtaagtaaaaattaaatgaatgttgaattattatgtggaagaaagagaagatgatgGGCCGGCCCAATCAACGCGAAGGCCCCGTTCTAATTTAAAAATGGactcaaatttaaaataaatacaattataataatttaaaaaacacataaaaattacatttatgtatttatcaataatatatttaattataattataacactttttgatttattgaatttttattataatattttatttatttcaattaatatttatttatgaaaaaaattagacCTTTTAAAATTTTGGGGTCTCTCaaaatttgaggccctgtgctgtagcacttcttgcacatgcacagggccggccctagatgatgtggagaataaaaagtgaaaaaaaagtgttgaatatgcaaaccattgtacatagtctaacATGATACTTAGGCTCTAGTAGCTTATAGTTGGTAGCTTATAGCTtgtgactgatagctgataagctaacaTGATTGTTTGGTAAATTAGTTGTTTCATTAGttgatagatacaaaatgacataaaagattattttaattaataagggtaataatattttgttaaaataataagggtataaatggaaAGAAaacacaagctaaaagctacaggctcaaaaactatttcaaataacttttaaaaaaagctaaaaactagtaaaaaagctaaaaactaaaagctaaaatagcgttatcaaacaaatttttttcattaatgtgatctgaaaagctaaaagttaaattgaaaagaCATAGTGTTATTGAAACAATAGTCAATTATAAGAAAAATGCATAAGAAATATGGCTAATTAAGTTTCATGGCTAAAACCGTTAATACAAAAAAGTtagattttctctttttgttaggTTTATATAAAACGTAGGTGTATATAAAACGTAGATCTCTTTTTGGAGAATAAAGTtagattttctctttttgttgtaGGTGTATATAAAACGTAGATCTcctcttttcttttgattttggagcATAAAGTTAGATTTCTATTATCTTGCTTATTGGctctaaaattatattatatttatattaattaattagtctatgtattaatcatataatatttttttgtgataatGAAAGATATTATGAGCTGAATTAGTCATTAATATAAAATAGTATTTTTCTTAcaacattaaatatttaaatattattttttattaagtttttttaattacaaCATTTTAGGATAAGAAagtattttatcatgttttttaatGGTGAAATTTGATAATAGGATGGATAAGGAAGTATAGGACGGAGTGTTAGAAAATAGGGGGTTTGTGTGTGAGAGAAATTTGTTAAATAAACCTTTTTATCACAATGTAAGACAAAACATGTATGACACATTATTTTTAATGTAGTAAAAAAACATTAAGTTATTgatccaaattttgaatattaacgggaataaattttaaatattaacgagaacacgaaattactgatcaaaataataaatattaacaggaacacagagttatttacaaaatattgaatattaacgagaatacgaagttactgataattgttttgaatattaacagaaacattaagttactgataaattttttgaatattaacgggaacaaaattggaatattaacgggaacacgaagttattgatcaaaataatgaatattaacggaaacacgaagttactgattaaaataatgaatattaacgggaacatgaagttactgataaaaatgttaaatattaacgaaacaaatttagaatattaacgagaatacgaagttactcatcaaaataatgaatattagcgagaACACGAagatattaacgggaacatgaagttattgaataaaatattgaatattaacgagaatacAAAGTtacttataatttttttgaatattaacataaatattaagttactgataaattttttcaatattaacggcaacacatttggaatattaacgggaacacgaagttactgatcaaaataatgaatattagcgggaacatgacgttactgataaaaatattaaatattaacggaaacaaatctggaatattaacgggaatacgaagttactgatcaaaataatgaatattagcggaaatatgaaattactgatctaaaaattgaaacttaacggaaacatgaagttacataataaaatattcaatattaatgaGAAtatgaattactgatcaaaatattgaatattaacggaacaaatttggaatattaacgggaacacaaagttattgatcaaaataatgaatattaacgataACACagagttacttatcaaaataatgaatattaacgagaacattaagttactgataaaaatattgaatattaacgaaaacaaaATTGGAATATTAACGtgaatacgaagttactgatcaaaataatgaatattagcgggaatatgaaattactgatctaaatattgaaagttaacgggaacatgaagtcactgaataaaatattcaatattaatgagaacatgaattactgatcaaaatattaaatattaacggaaacatgaagttactgatcaaaatattgaatatgaaCGAGAAAGAgatgtttattgatcaaaatatctcaaactttgtctcaacctattgaaaagaaatttctatattttacacatcTGTTTTAGGACATTTATCTCTGCaataatatctatattgaacaaaataacatgGCCACAACGGGTATCCGTGCGGACGTACGGGTATCGCActagtttttaattaaatatatttgattcaaattttagcagggaaggggaggggaataaaatttctttaaaccacactttttgcgttcctcTAAACTGGAGAAATTTGGAGGAGAGGGGAAGGaatataaattttgatattttaaaaataattatatttactaaaatatcttcgatttaattttattatttcaaaattatttattttctttcgtgttactgttttttttttatatgatttttctcGATTGCTTACATTTATTATAATTGTTATCTATGctcaaaaaaatttcaaatttttgtactttataaaaattattattattgcactttttatactttatttttatttatattcattttttcttcTAATCTTGTTATTTAttctatcatattttcttttatatcaaattttaaatcattttcatattattattgtTTGCTTATACATTTTactgaaaattttaaatcattaatttaataataagttattttatgtatttgtctTGTTAGACGATTCATCACGATTTACAAGTTATTATTAGTTTAATTTGTATCAGAGaattataatttaaatcaaatgCACTCAATTTTTAACGTTATGTggtaaattataatatttttagtcatttaatattaaaaattttattcccaaaaaaaaaatatgtatgatttgttacatttgaatatcatatcacttatataaaattataagaatgaaaatgttaattattaataaaatctctCACCTCTTgaacaaaacatatttttaattaaaactctTTCATTTCTCTCTCCTCCCCTCTTTTGAATCAAACACTTAtccgattaaaaaaaattatcaccTTCCCTCCCTTTttctccattaaaatccctctcATCTCCTCTCTCATTTAAACCAAACTGACTTTAGGTTTAAATAtaagaaatatttatatttaaattggattaaagaaatcaataaggatatttattaaaaattaagttAGAAAATTGTTAATGATATAATTATAGTCTGAGATTTCAAAACTAAGAATctataaagatttttaattattgCAATCTTACAAaagatattatttaaaaataaaaatattttttttataaataaaataaaatctccaTAAATGCTTAGTGATTTTGATGTGGTTATATGTTTTTATAAAAGGGAGGATCATCTACTATTTTAGCAACAAGTCTTAATATTCTCTCTTTGTATCTTATTGgcttttttttcttctatcaTCTCTTCTTTTGGAAAAAGATCCAATGAGTTCTTCTTCTGGAAACAACACATCAAGAAAACACAACAACACAAGtaagaaaaaccctaaaatcaagAAAGGAGAAAAATCAGACATGTGTCGCATGGCCTTCTCAAAGCACAAACTAGGGCTTTTCAACAAGGTCACAGAGCTATCAATTCTATGCAAAGCAAAAACTGCATTGATCATCACTTCACCAAACAAAAAAATGTATGCATGTGGTTACCCTAATCCTGATGCTGTGATTAGTCACTTCATTGGAAAGGAAAGCCATGTGATCGACAATGAAATAAGGAGGCAAGATGAAGAAACAATTGAAGCCTTGAGTCTTCAGCAAGAAGCACTTTTAGAACAATTGCAAGAAGAGAAGAATAAGTTACAAGAAGCAATAGAGGCAAACAATAATAGTTCTAATTTTCCTAATTGGTGGGATTATTCTATTGATGACATGAGTGTGGAATCCCTTGAGCAATATAAGAGTTCTTTAGAAAATTTGAAACTTAATTTAGTTTCATCTTTGGAAGGGAAATAGAATTAATTCAGTTTTAATTTTCGGTTTGCACTCCATATGCTTATTTGATTTTACTTTGTATTAAGAAAACAAAACATGTCTTCTTCCAATTATATTTAAAGTTTATACACTATGAGTATAATGGTGATTTCAGATTTATCACtgttagttttatttatatttttagttGTTGTTTCTCATTATTAATTCAATCACAAAATCTTTTGTTTTTGTATTATTTAATCAAAAGATAATCTATAGAATTGGTTACAATAAATATTTTGGTATAGGAAAActtcaattaaaatgaaacacAAATAAACATTTACAGCGGGACTAAGAGTTTGAACTAATTAACAAATAAACTCAAATGTGTGAGGGTGCGTCGTGTGTGCggataaaataattttaagaaatACTTTTGGATTTAATTTGGGTTTTaatcaataaattatttaaaatatttttaacatcCCAAGATAATTAATTACATAATAAAGtttcaattaatttataaataataaagtttCAATTACTTTATAAATCGGAGAAATAATGAGAAAATGGGTATTCCATCGCTATAAAGTATGAGAGAGGATAGAGAAAGGAGAGAGGAGAGAAATTGGACAAGAGTTCCGATAAGGAGGAGACGTTAAAAGTGGGATACTAGTGTCAACACGATGAGGAGAGGCAAGGAGGAGGCAGATGGGATATTTCAACGTTCTTCTTCACATAAATTTTGGAGGATCACGATGCAAAGGAGTTGTATCAGGTGTTCAGTGATTTTGGTAACGTGGATTAGGTGATTATTCCACCAAATAAGGGGAGGTAAAAGATATGATTCCGTAAGGTTTTTCGACATAGAGGATGAGGCTTTCATGGCGACAAAACTAGATAACATATTTATTAGTAAACGGAAGTTGCATGTGAACCTCCCGAAACATGCAAGGAGGCTTAATCCAAAATCTTTCACGGCAGGGATAGAGCCTCTGAAGGCTCATCAAAAACAAAGGTATCAACCTGGGAACAACAATGGCAAGGGTGAAGTGCAGGTTAACGGTGGGGGAGGAAGAACATATGCTCAAGTAACAAGACCAAGTAAGCCTAAACCATTGTTTACTCACACGGAGTTTAATAGAGAACTTGCAGACATGGCTAGATTTGAAAAGGCTTATGTGGGAGTAGTGGAGAATCTGGGTATGACCTACAATAGTCAAGATTCTTTTTAATTGGAGGGGTACTCATCGATTAGGGCAAGACCTTTAGGTGCAAATCTGTGTCTGGTAGAGGAGAATGAAGAAGGTGAACTGGAGTATTTGGTGAATGAAGCTAAAGATTGGTTGGGTCAGTGGTTTAGTGAGATTCATGAGTGGATCCCAAGGGATGTGGACAATGAGAGGGTGACATGGTTACGGTGCTATGGTATTCCTTGTCAGGCACAGTGTCCAgagttttttcaattttttgtgtTGTTGGTCGGCACTTACATGTGTAGTGATGAAGAAACACAAAATGTAAAATTCAATGTAGCCAAAATTTTGGTTAGGACAAAACATAATTTGGTCCTTAACCAAGCTATAAACATTGGTGTTAATGGAGAAACTTACTCTACAAGATGGTAGAAGATTATCAGGGTTCATTAAGAATCGTTATGCCACCAATAAGCGGTTTTAAACAAAGTCGGAGGTGTCTTTCATCTAGTTCTGGCGGTGTTGGGTCAAGTGGGGAGTGCAATGATGTTGC includes these proteins:
- the LOC131620649 gene encoding agamous-like MADS-box protein AGL62, with the protein product MSSSSGNNTSRKHNNTSKKNPKIKKGEKSDMCRMAFSKHKLGLFNKVTELSILCKAKTALIITSPNKKMYACGYPNPDAVISHFIGKESHVIDNEIRRQDEETIEALSLQQEALLEQLQEEKNKLQEAIEANNNSSNFPNWWDYSIDDMSVESLEQYKSSLENLKLNLVSSLEGK